From the Pontiella agarivorans genome, one window contains:
- the rpsN gene encoding 30S ribosomal protein S14: MAKKSKVAKNNKRIALASKYYAKRQELKKLIADPSTEPADRMAAVRKLRSLPVDTNPNRIMNRCSVTGRPHAVYRKFGLSRITLREMASEGKIPGMTKASW; this comes from the coding sequence ATGGCTAAGAAAAGCAAAGTTGCTAAAAACAACAAGCGCATCGCGTTGGCTTCCAAATACTACGCGAAGCGTCAGGAACTCAAGAAACTCATCGCTGATCCGTCGACAGAACCGGCAGATCGCATGGCAGCCGTACGCAAGCTTCGCTCGCTTCCGGTTGACACTAACCCGAACCGCATCATGAACCGCTGCTCCGTCACTGGACGTCCGCACGCGGTCTACCGCAAGTTCGGCCTGTCCCGTATCACACTTCGCGAAATGGCTTCCGAAGGAAAGATCCCGGGCATGACCAAGGCCAGCTGGTAA
- the rpmB gene encoding 50S ribosomal protein L28, translating to MGRECAVTGKKTTVGRRIVRKGLSKKKGGIGLHVTSATKRKFKPNLQRVKIRTENGTVKRVWVSTKALRSGAVKKA from the coding sequence ATGGGTAGAGAATGTGCAGTTACAGGAAAGAAGACCACAGTGGGTCGTCGCATTGTTCGAAAAGGTTTGTCGAAGAAAAAGGGCGGTATCGGTCTGCACGTGACCAGTGCCACCAAACGCAAATTCAAACCGAACCTGCAGCGCGTTAAAATCCGCACCGAAAACGGTACCGTTAAACGCGTATGGGTTTCCACAAAGGCGCTGCGCTCCGGAGCAGTGAAAAAAGCCTAA